From the genome of Bombus huntii isolate Logan2020A chromosome 14, iyBomHunt1.1, whole genome shotgun sequence, one region includes:
- the LOC126872916 gene encoding MTRF1L release factor glutamine methyltransferase, protein MLLRCLSSARAFFSVVSAETCIQCSKGKIITFSRPTRSLCTTNVQCPTVGEIIEQWSDRFKNEGIPEPVESIEHIVAHVIGTSKILDVVNARNKRLTSDQRDTLDLLCECRLSRMPVQYIIGEWDFQDITLKLVPPVFIPRPETEMLVHYALKALRSSENKKQEILEVGCGSGAISLAIAHADKTVNCIAIDSNPDACELTKENRDRLNLKDRVAVVHAALKDDGSIEISNALSKTKDLDFNSKIFDIIVSNPPYVPTKQIPTLTPEIKIYEDLTALDGGDDGLKVIKPLLKYAATALKPGGRLLLEVDTSHPEYIRFFTKKYSVLKLQYAHTYKDFCNNDRFVEIVKLS, encoded by the exons ATGTTGCTTCGATGTCTTTCGAGTGCTCGTGCTTTCTTCAGTGTTGTAAGTGCCGAAACATGTATACAGTGTAGTAAAGGTAAAATTATCACGTTTAGTCGACCAACGCGAAGTTTGTGCACAACGAACGTACAATGTCCTACTGTTGGTGAAATTATTGAACAATGGAGCGACCGGTTTAAGAACGAAGGTATTCCGGAACCCGTAGAATCGATCGAACACATCGTTGCACACGTTATAGGCACTAGCAAG atattaGATGTTGTGAACGCGCGAAATAAAAGACTTACGTCGGATCAGCGCGATACACTGGATTTGTTGTGCGAATGCCGATTATCTCG AATGCCGGTTCAATACATAATAGGAGAATGGGACTTCCAAGatattactttaaaattaGTTCCGCCAGTTTTCATTCCACGACCAGAAACTGAAATGTTAGTTCATTATGCTTTAAAAGCATTACGTTcttctgaaaataaaaaacaagaAATCTTAGAGGTTGGATGTGGTTCTGGAGCCATATCTCTTGCGATCGCTCATGCTGATAAAACA GTTAATTGTATAGCGATCGATTCAAATCCAGACGCGTGCGAATTAACAAAAGAAAATCGAGATAGGTTAAATTTAAAAGATCGAGTTGCAGTTGTGCATGCAGCCCTGAAAGACGATGGATCGATAGAAATATCGAACGCATTAAGTAAAACCAAAGATCTCGATtttaattcgaaaattttcgATATAATAGTTAGTAATCCTCCTTATGTGCCGACCAAACAGATACCTACATTAACTCcagaaattaaaat TTACGAAGATCTAACGGCACTTGACGGAGGAGACGATGGCTTAAAAGTCATTAAACCTTTACTAAAATATGCTGCTACAGCCTTAAAGCCGGGAGGACGTTTGCTTTTAGAAGTTGATACAAGTCATCCTGAATACATACgcttttttacaaaaaaatattccgTTCTTAAACTTCAGTACGCacatacatacaaagattttTGTAACAATGATCGATTTGTTGAGATAGTGAAACTCTCGTAA
- the LOC126872906 gene encoding uncharacterized protein LOC126872906 isoform X1 produces the protein MLLCGVLCTALSVSFGAIVQILIFLLQNSNISKVQASLPPGAEDEIILIEHLPGRRVHLQDFFWSDAKDAPPWVDANQGLTFYETRTVHHTVTLYSPAEDKDNHKPFPDHAEPNEPRCTTCIEPTPRLDDDTDQNIGVLIGEDPGPRYWLLTVLRAGEAIPPKIELKLARLYKTAFSRQQHRHLGLSQTNTRFRRITRGHALLRNKPEIAGQGEMPRNSTISSPKLRIPGNSESQISTMPNQIKLLQVSSFKNTLVPTTTSVNDVGNRNEQIQMDDFQLKITKSSPVEEKISYDKDLSATTSLDFNENTTEYPGQRSLQYDLSFNSSSNLFNDHRDRTNNRATSREEILNDGSSDSTNTSKYSELRSLDRSGDEAVQVRMQNTSVTDSGATKLIYSVHLGGKPVPAETAARDMALLSPQEVALELGAPVLIQSEPYLKETRPLALSRKRDAWLLIGAASAGFILLALVVTGLVLAAKRKRAHSAVAAPPSHHVLRKKQEYIQAAAGLDNNACSTSEMEIKTDGTSQRQTPGSLSRTPVSLETPDSLEAGIHQVSSDNDEEQKSKTLEPRPWEYSSKRTRMAHGRMTRTNAVDTPRTSDSMDVIVDHLETLDYLEKDYTRQEEATASPHSYLSMPSCKPFPSMKSVEPLSRVLEPVMVKHLDIDSPELVRRENDRLGLYTGDGVNDKFFARTSSAVKDPGVIGPIVWNLRRQNLSAEDNGTSGTDVDPTYAMPSGPVGKARRRLHELLEDSFSLFGSRDAKSEAQLCATRPTSAARAPDILTIFSETKGRITHASPISSPLAEMQVRPRTSLPVKSNDGDIAENGHFQPPRSRSGWGSRPLSAGPFHRPNLPDVDTRRILVDSQLPPEDPAVPLIASIKRELEKFSPQ, from the exons ATGTTGTTGTGTGGTGTTTTGTGTACTGCATTGTCAGTTTCCTTCGGTGCGATCGTACaaattctaatatttcttCTGCAAAACTCGAACATCTCGAAAGTGCAAGCTTCCCTTCCACCGGGAGCTG AGGATGAAATTATTCTGATCGAGCATCTGCCAGGACGTCGAGTACATCTGCAAGACTTCTTTTGGTCAGATGCCAAGGATGCCCCACCATGGGTAGACGCTAATCAAGGGCTGACGTTTTACGAAACCAGAACAGTTCATCATACCGTAACATTGTACTCGCCGGCAGAAGACAAAGATAATCACAAACCATTTCCCGATCACGCTGAACCTAACGAACCAAGATGTACTACTTGCATCGAACCAACGCCTAGATTGGACGACGACACGGACCAAAATATCGGTGTCCTTATCGGAGAAGATCCTGGTCCAAG ATACTGGTTGCTAACAGTTCTTCGGGCAGGTGAAGCCATACCGCCAAAAATCGAATTGAAACTAGCCCGATTGTATAAGACTGCGTTTTCGAGGCAGCAGCATCGTCATCTTGGACTTTCACAGACGAACACACGATTTCGAAGAATTACAAGAGGGCACGCGCTCCTTAGAAACAAG CCAGAGATCGCCGGTCAGGGAGAAATGCCGCGAAATTCCACGATCTCATCGCCTAAACTAAGGATTCCAGGGAATTCAGAGTCTCAGATCTCTACGATGCCAAACCAAATAAAACTACTTCAAGTATCCAGCTTCAAAAATACTCTTGTCCCAACGACGACAAGCGTTAACGATGTTGGGAATCGCAACGAGCAAATTCAAATGGacgattttcaattaaaaatcacAAAATCGAGCCCCGTCgaagagaaaatatcgtaCGATAAAGATCTATCTGCAACCACGTCGTTAGACTTCAATGAAAACACGACAGAGTATCCTGGTCAACGATCGTTGCAGTACGATCTATCTTTTAATTCGTCTTCTAATCTTTTTAATGATCATCGCGATCGTACGAACAATCGTGCTACGTCAAGGgaagaaatattaaacgaTGGCAGTTCAGACAGCACAAATACAAGCAAATATTCCGAGTTACGTTCATTGGATCGTTCTGGCGACGAGGCTGTCCAAGTTAGAATGCAAAATACAAGTGTAACGGACAGTGGGGCTACGAAGTTGATTTATTCGGTTCACCTAGGAGGGAAACCTGTACCCGCAGAAACAGCTGCCAGGGATATGGCTCTTTTGTCACCTCAAGAGGTTGCATTGGAACTTGGCGCGCCAGTTCTTATTCAAAGCGAAC CGTACTTGAAAGAAACACGACCATTGGCTCTTTCGAGGAAAAGAGATGCATGGCTATTAATCGGTGCAGCAAGCGCTGGTTTTATTCTGTTAGCATTGGTTGTCACGGGATTAGTTCTCGCAGCAAAAAGGAAACGAGCACACAGCGCTGTAGCTGCACCACCGAGTCATCATGTTTtaagaaagaaacaagaatATATACAAGCAGCTGCCGGTCTTGATAATAATGCTTGTTCGACATCCGAAATGGAAATTAAG ACTGACGGTACCAGTCAGAGACAGACTCCTGGAAGTTTATCGAGGACTCCGGTGTCTCTCGAAACCCCCGACAGTCTCGAGGCAGGAATTCATCAAGTTTCGAGCGACAACGACGAAGAACAGAAAAGTAAAACGCTAGAACCGAGACCGTGGGAATACTCCTCGAAAAGAACCAG AATGGCACATGGAAGAATGACACGAACAAACGCTGTTGACACGCCTCGAACATCCGATTCAATGGATGTCATTGTCGATCATCTAGAAACATTAGATTATTTGGAAAAAGATTACACGAGGCAAGAAGAAGCCACTGCTTCACCGCATTCTTACCTTTCTATGCCATCTTGTAAGCCATTCCCCAGCATGAAAAGTGTTGAACCACTTTCTAGAGTACTCGAACCAGTTATG gTCAAACATCTAGACATAGACTCTCCAGAACTGGTAAGGCGAGAAAACGATCGTTTGGGTCTTTATACGGGTGATGGTGTGAATGATAAATTTTTTGCACGAACTTCGAGTGCTGTCAAAGACCCTGGAGTTATAGGACCAATAGTATGGAATCTTCGGCGGCAAAACTTGTCTGCAGAAG ACAATGGTACATCCGGAACAGATGTTGATCCAACTTATGCAATGCCATCCGGTCCTGTGGGGAAAGCAAGGAGAAGACTTCACGAGCTCCTGGAAGATTCTTTCAGTCTCTTTGGAAGTAGAGATGCAAAATCAGAAGCACAATTATGCGCCACAAGACCAACTTCAGCAGCACGTGCACCGGATATTCTCACGATATTTTCCGAAACTAAAGGAAGAATCACTCATGCTag TCCTATATCTTCACCATTAGCGGAAATGCAGGTTCGACCTCGTACGTCGTTACCGGTGAAATCCAACGACGGTGATATTGCAGAAAATGGACATTTCCAACCACCGCGATCTCGCAGTGGTTGGGGTTCCAGACCACTAAGTGCTGGTCCCTTTCATAGGCCTAACTTGCCAGATGTTGATACGAGGCGTATACTTGTCGACAGCCAACTTCCACCAGAAGATCCAGCAGTACCGTTAATAGCTTCGATTAAAAGAGAACTCGAAAAGTTTTCTCcgcaataa
- the LOC126872906 gene encoding uncharacterized protein LOC126872906 isoform X2 yields MLLCGVLCTALSVSFGAIVQILIFLLQNSNISKVQASLPPGAEDEIILIEHLPGRRVHLQDFFWSDAKDAPPWVDANQGLTFYETRTVHHTVTLYSPAEDKDNHKPFPDHAEPNEPRCTTCIEPTPRLDDDTDQNIGVLIGEDPGPRYWLLTVLRAGEAIPPKIELKLARLYKTAFSRQQHRHLGLSQTNTRFRRITRGHALLRNKPEIAGQGEMPRNSTISSPKLRIPGNSESQISTMPNQIKLLQVSSFKNTLVPTTTSVNDVGNRNEQIQMDDFQLKITKSSPVEEKISYDKDLSATTSLDFNENTTEYPGQRSLQYDLSFNSSSNLFNDHRDRTNNRATSREEILNDGSSDSTNTSKYSELRSLDRSGDEAVQVRMQNTSVTDSGATKLIYSVHLGGKPVPAETAARDMALLSPQEVALELGAPVLIQSEPYLKETRPLALSRKRDAWLLIGAASAGFILLALVVTGLVLAAKRKRAHSAVAAPPSHHVLRKKQEYIQAAAGLDNNACSTSEMEIKTDGTSQRQTPGSLSRTPVSLETPDSLEAGIHQVSSDNDEEQKSKTLEPRPWEYSSKRTRMAHGRMTRTNAVDTPRTSDSMDVIVDHLETLDYLEKDYTRQEEATASPHSYLSMPSCKPFPSMKSVEPLSRVLEPVMVKHLDIDSPELVRRENDRLGLYTGDGVNDKFFARTSSAVKDPGVIGPIVWNLRRQNLSAEDVDPTYAMPSGPVGKARRRLHELLEDSFSLFGSRDAKSEAQLCATRPTSAARAPDILTIFSETKGRITHASPISSPLAEMQVRPRTSLPVKSNDGDIAENGHFQPPRSRSGWGSRPLSAGPFHRPNLPDVDTRRILVDSQLPPEDPAVPLIASIKRELEKFSPQ; encoded by the exons ATGTTGTTGTGTGGTGTTTTGTGTACTGCATTGTCAGTTTCCTTCGGTGCGATCGTACaaattctaatatttcttCTGCAAAACTCGAACATCTCGAAAGTGCAAGCTTCCCTTCCACCGGGAGCTG AGGATGAAATTATTCTGATCGAGCATCTGCCAGGACGTCGAGTACATCTGCAAGACTTCTTTTGGTCAGATGCCAAGGATGCCCCACCATGGGTAGACGCTAATCAAGGGCTGACGTTTTACGAAACCAGAACAGTTCATCATACCGTAACATTGTACTCGCCGGCAGAAGACAAAGATAATCACAAACCATTTCCCGATCACGCTGAACCTAACGAACCAAGATGTACTACTTGCATCGAACCAACGCCTAGATTGGACGACGACACGGACCAAAATATCGGTGTCCTTATCGGAGAAGATCCTGGTCCAAG ATACTGGTTGCTAACAGTTCTTCGGGCAGGTGAAGCCATACCGCCAAAAATCGAATTGAAACTAGCCCGATTGTATAAGACTGCGTTTTCGAGGCAGCAGCATCGTCATCTTGGACTTTCACAGACGAACACACGATTTCGAAGAATTACAAGAGGGCACGCGCTCCTTAGAAACAAG CCAGAGATCGCCGGTCAGGGAGAAATGCCGCGAAATTCCACGATCTCATCGCCTAAACTAAGGATTCCAGGGAATTCAGAGTCTCAGATCTCTACGATGCCAAACCAAATAAAACTACTTCAAGTATCCAGCTTCAAAAATACTCTTGTCCCAACGACGACAAGCGTTAACGATGTTGGGAATCGCAACGAGCAAATTCAAATGGacgattttcaattaaaaatcacAAAATCGAGCCCCGTCgaagagaaaatatcgtaCGATAAAGATCTATCTGCAACCACGTCGTTAGACTTCAATGAAAACACGACAGAGTATCCTGGTCAACGATCGTTGCAGTACGATCTATCTTTTAATTCGTCTTCTAATCTTTTTAATGATCATCGCGATCGTACGAACAATCGTGCTACGTCAAGGgaagaaatattaaacgaTGGCAGTTCAGACAGCACAAATACAAGCAAATATTCCGAGTTACGTTCATTGGATCGTTCTGGCGACGAGGCTGTCCAAGTTAGAATGCAAAATACAAGTGTAACGGACAGTGGGGCTACGAAGTTGATTTATTCGGTTCACCTAGGAGGGAAACCTGTACCCGCAGAAACAGCTGCCAGGGATATGGCTCTTTTGTCACCTCAAGAGGTTGCATTGGAACTTGGCGCGCCAGTTCTTATTCAAAGCGAAC CGTACTTGAAAGAAACACGACCATTGGCTCTTTCGAGGAAAAGAGATGCATGGCTATTAATCGGTGCAGCAAGCGCTGGTTTTATTCTGTTAGCATTGGTTGTCACGGGATTAGTTCTCGCAGCAAAAAGGAAACGAGCACACAGCGCTGTAGCTGCACCACCGAGTCATCATGTTTtaagaaagaaacaagaatATATACAAGCAGCTGCCGGTCTTGATAATAATGCTTGTTCGACATCCGAAATGGAAATTAAG ACTGACGGTACCAGTCAGAGACAGACTCCTGGAAGTTTATCGAGGACTCCGGTGTCTCTCGAAACCCCCGACAGTCTCGAGGCAGGAATTCATCAAGTTTCGAGCGACAACGACGAAGAACAGAAAAGTAAAACGCTAGAACCGAGACCGTGGGAATACTCCTCGAAAAGAACCAG AATGGCACATGGAAGAATGACACGAACAAACGCTGTTGACACGCCTCGAACATCCGATTCAATGGATGTCATTGTCGATCATCTAGAAACATTAGATTATTTGGAAAAAGATTACACGAGGCAAGAAGAAGCCACTGCTTCACCGCATTCTTACCTTTCTATGCCATCTTGTAAGCCATTCCCCAGCATGAAAAGTGTTGAACCACTTTCTAGAGTACTCGAACCAGTTATG gTCAAACATCTAGACATAGACTCTCCAGAACTGGTAAGGCGAGAAAACGATCGTTTGGGTCTTTATACGGGTGATGGTGTGAATGATAAATTTTTTGCACGAACTTCGAGTGCTGTCAAAGACCCTGGAGTTATAGGACCAATAGTATGGAATCTTCGGCGGCAAAACTTGTCTGCAGAAG ATGTTGATCCAACTTATGCAATGCCATCCGGTCCTGTGGGGAAAGCAAGGAGAAGACTTCACGAGCTCCTGGAAGATTCTTTCAGTCTCTTTGGAAGTAGAGATGCAAAATCAGAAGCACAATTATGCGCCACAAGACCAACTTCAGCAGCACGTGCACCGGATATTCTCACGATATTTTCCGAAACTAAAGGAAGAATCACTCATGCTag TCCTATATCTTCACCATTAGCGGAAATGCAGGTTCGACCTCGTACGTCGTTACCGGTGAAATCCAACGACGGTGATATTGCAGAAAATGGACATTTCCAACCACCGCGATCTCGCAGTGGTTGGGGTTCCAGACCACTAAGTGCTGGTCCCTTTCATAGGCCTAACTTGCCAGATGTTGATACGAGGCGTATACTTGTCGACAGCCAACTTCCACCAGAAGATCCAGCAGTACCGTTAATAGCTTCGATTAAAAGAGAACTCGAAAAGTTTTCTCcgcaataa
- the LOC126872906 gene encoding uncharacterized protein LOC126872906 isoform X3, with translation MQVNCAKNLGIKNGCQTTFTYIAFKMNLCLTNCPCNHRSFLKPRAFHKVHLRISTVTANKFMRVTFKEIAGQGEMPRNSTISSPKLRIPGNSESQISTMPNQIKLLQVSSFKNTLVPTTTSVNDVGNRNEQIQMDDFQLKITKSSPVEEKISYDKDLSATTSLDFNENTTEYPGQRSLQYDLSFNSSSNLFNDHRDRTNNRATSREEILNDGSSDSTNTSKYSELRSLDRSGDEAVQVRMQNTSVTDSGATKLIYSVHLGGKPVPAETAARDMALLSPQEVALELGAPVLIQSEPYLKETRPLALSRKRDAWLLIGAASAGFILLALVVTGLVLAAKRKRAHSAVAAPPSHHVLRKKQEYIQAAAGLDNNACSTSEMEIKTDGTSQRQTPGSLSRTPVSLETPDSLEAGIHQVSSDNDEEQKSKTLEPRPWEYSSKRTRMAHGRMTRTNAVDTPRTSDSMDVIVDHLETLDYLEKDYTRQEEATASPHSYLSMPSCKPFPSMKSVEPLSRVLEPVMVKHLDIDSPELVRRENDRLGLYTGDGVNDKFFARTSSAVKDPGVIGPIVWNLRRQNLSAEDNGTSGTDVDPTYAMPSGPVGKARRRLHELLEDSFSLFGSRDAKSEAQLCATRPTSAARAPDILTIFSETKGRITHASPISSPLAEMQVRPRTSLPVKSNDGDIAENGHFQPPRSRSGWGSRPLSAGPFHRPNLPDVDTRRILVDSQLPPEDPAVPLIASIKRELEKFSPQ, from the exons ATGCAAGTTAATTGCGCGAAG AATCTTGGAATAAAGAATGGCTGCCAGACAACATTCACATACATAGCTTTCAAGATGAATCTGTGTTTAACGAATTG TCCGTGCAATCATAGAAGCTTCCTTAAACCCCGAGCATTCCATAAAGTACACCTTCGTATTTCTACAGTAACAGCGAATAAATTTATGAGAGTTACTTTTAAag AGATCGCCGGTCAGGGAGAAATGCCGCGAAATTCCACGATCTCATCGCCTAAACTAAGGATTCCAGGGAATTCAGAGTCTCAGATCTCTACGATGCCAAACCAAATAAAACTACTTCAAGTATCCAGCTTCAAAAATACTCTTGTCCCAACGACGACAAGCGTTAACGATGTTGGGAATCGCAACGAGCAAATTCAAATGGacgattttcaattaaaaatcacAAAATCGAGCCCCGTCgaagagaaaatatcgtaCGATAAAGATCTATCTGCAACCACGTCGTTAGACTTCAATGAAAACACGACAGAGTATCCTGGTCAACGATCGTTGCAGTACGATCTATCTTTTAATTCGTCTTCTAATCTTTTTAATGATCATCGCGATCGTACGAACAATCGTGCTACGTCAAGGgaagaaatattaaacgaTGGCAGTTCAGACAGCACAAATACAAGCAAATATTCCGAGTTACGTTCATTGGATCGTTCTGGCGACGAGGCTGTCCAAGTTAGAATGCAAAATACAAGTGTAACGGACAGTGGGGCTACGAAGTTGATTTATTCGGTTCACCTAGGAGGGAAACCTGTACCCGCAGAAACAGCTGCCAGGGATATGGCTCTTTTGTCACCTCAAGAGGTTGCATTGGAACTTGGCGCGCCAGTTCTTATTCAAAGCGAAC CGTACTTGAAAGAAACACGACCATTGGCTCTTTCGAGGAAAAGAGATGCATGGCTATTAATCGGTGCAGCAAGCGCTGGTTTTATTCTGTTAGCATTGGTTGTCACGGGATTAGTTCTCGCAGCAAAAAGGAAACGAGCACACAGCGCTGTAGCTGCACCACCGAGTCATCATGTTTtaagaaagaaacaagaatATATACAAGCAGCTGCCGGTCTTGATAATAATGCTTGTTCGACATCCGAAATGGAAATTAAG ACTGACGGTACCAGTCAGAGACAGACTCCTGGAAGTTTATCGAGGACTCCGGTGTCTCTCGAAACCCCCGACAGTCTCGAGGCAGGAATTCATCAAGTTTCGAGCGACAACGACGAAGAACAGAAAAGTAAAACGCTAGAACCGAGACCGTGGGAATACTCCTCGAAAAGAACCAG AATGGCACATGGAAGAATGACACGAACAAACGCTGTTGACACGCCTCGAACATCCGATTCAATGGATGTCATTGTCGATCATCTAGAAACATTAGATTATTTGGAAAAAGATTACACGAGGCAAGAAGAAGCCACTGCTTCACCGCATTCTTACCTTTCTATGCCATCTTGTAAGCCATTCCCCAGCATGAAAAGTGTTGAACCACTTTCTAGAGTACTCGAACCAGTTATG gTCAAACATCTAGACATAGACTCTCCAGAACTGGTAAGGCGAGAAAACGATCGTTTGGGTCTTTATACGGGTGATGGTGTGAATGATAAATTTTTTGCACGAACTTCGAGTGCTGTCAAAGACCCTGGAGTTATAGGACCAATAGTATGGAATCTTCGGCGGCAAAACTTGTCTGCAGAAG ACAATGGTACATCCGGAACAGATGTTGATCCAACTTATGCAATGCCATCCGGTCCTGTGGGGAAAGCAAGGAGAAGACTTCACGAGCTCCTGGAAGATTCTTTCAGTCTCTTTGGAAGTAGAGATGCAAAATCAGAAGCACAATTATGCGCCACAAGACCAACTTCAGCAGCACGTGCACCGGATATTCTCACGATATTTTCCGAAACTAAAGGAAGAATCACTCATGCTag TCCTATATCTTCACCATTAGCGGAAATGCAGGTTCGACCTCGTACGTCGTTACCGGTGAAATCCAACGACGGTGATATTGCAGAAAATGGACATTTCCAACCACCGCGATCTCGCAGTGGTTGGGGTTCCAGACCACTAAGTGCTGGTCCCTTTCATAGGCCTAACTTGCCAGATGTTGATACGAGGCGTATACTTGTCGACAGCCAACTTCCACCAGAAGATCCAGCAGTACCGTTAATAGCTTCGATTAAAAGAGAACTCGAAAAGTTTTCTCcgcaataa